One genomic window of Eleginops maclovinus isolate JMC-PN-2008 ecotype Puerto Natales chromosome 12, JC_Emac_rtc_rv5, whole genome shotgun sequence includes the following:
- the pla2g1b gene encoding phospholipase A2, with amino-acid sequence MKLTALLLLLTACVASGALVPRALWQFGNMISCAQPGTSPFKYNEYGCWCGFGGKGTPKDEVDQCCKTHDNCYKSSRLAPGCTAIADLPYVLVYDFTCSNEAVTCSASNSKCQAVVCECDRVAAHCFAKSTYNPENKNLDPKVHCVN; translated from the exons CTTGTGTGGCCAGTGGTGCGCTGGTGCCCAGAGCCTTATGGCAGTTTGGGAATATGATCAGCTGCGCTCAGCCCGGCACGAGCCCTTTCAAGTACAACGAGTACGGCTGCTGGTGCGGCTTTGGGGGGAAGGGAACGCCTAAAGATGAAGTGGACCA GTGCTGTAAAACTCATGACAACTGCTATAAATCCAGCAGACTGGCTCCTGGATGCACAGCTATTGCTGACCTTCCCTATGTTCTTGTTTATGATTTCACCTGTTCAAATGAGGCGGTGACCTGCTCAG CGTCCAACAGCAAGTGCCAGGCTGTAGTGTGTGAGTGCGATCGGGTGGCGGCTCACTGCTTTGCTAAGAGTACGTACAACCCTGAGAACAAGAACCTGGATCCCAAAGTCCACTGTGTCAACTGA
- the prkab1b gene encoding 5'-AMP-activated protein kinase subunit beta-1b isoform X1, with amino-acid sequence MGNSSSDRSGSQGERSYREHGGKEARPNLLMDSSEDTDLFQREDTKAPQEIQEFLAWQQDLESDSKSPTQARPTVFRWTGAAKEVFVSGSFNNWATKIPLNKSQKNFVAIVDLPEGEHQYKFSVDGQWTLDPTGAVTTSKTGTVNNVIQVKTTDFEVFDALRIDSEDTEDISDLSSSPPGPYLQDAYVIKPEDKIKHPPILPPHLLQVLLNKDTGISCDPTLLPEPNHVMLNHLYALSIKDGVMVLSATHRYKKKYVTTLLYKPI; translated from the exons ATGgggaacagcagcagtgacaggTCCGGGAGTCAGGGTGAGAGGTCATACAGGGAACATGGAGGGAAGGAGGCCCGTCCCAACCTCCTGATGGACAGCTCAGAGGACACAGACCTGTTCCAGAGAGAAGATACAAAG GCTCCACAGGAAATACAGGAGTTTCTGGCCTGGCAGCAAGACCTGGAGAGCGACAGCAAGAGTCCCACGCAGGCCAGACCCACTGTCTTCAGATGGACGGGGGCCGCCAAGGAGGTCTTTGTGTCGGGATCCTTTAACAACTGGGCCACAAAGATCCCTCTCAATAAAAG TCAGAAAAACTTTGTGGCTATTGTGGATCTACCGGAGGGAGAGCACCAGTACAAGTTCTCTGTAGATGGGCAGTGGACCCTGGATCCTACTGGG gcCGTGACGACATCTAAAACTGGCACAGTGAATAATGTCATCCAGGTGAAGACGACTGACTTTGAAGTCTTTGACGCCCTCAGGATCGACTCAGAGGACACTGAAGATATCTCAG ACTTGTCCAGTTCCCCTCCCGGGCCTTACCTCCAGGACGCATATGTGATAAAGCCCGAAGACAAGATCAAACATCCTCCCATCTTACCTCCCCACCTGCTGCAGGTTCTGCTCAACAAGGACACAGGCATCTCT TGTGACCCAACGCTGCTTCCAGAGCCGAACCACGTGATGCTCAATCACCTGTACGCCCTCTCCATCAAG GATGGGGTGATGGTCCTCAGTGCAACGCACCGATACAAAAAGAAGTATGTGACCACTCTTCTTTACAAGCCAATATAA
- the prkab1b gene encoding 5'-AMP-activated protein kinase subunit beta-1b isoform X2, which produces MGNSSSDRSGSQGERSYREHGGKEARPNLLMDSSEDTDLFQREDTKEIQEFLAWQQDLESDSKSPTQARPTVFRWTGAAKEVFVSGSFNNWATKIPLNKSQKNFVAIVDLPEGEHQYKFSVDGQWTLDPTGAVTTSKTGTVNNVIQVKTTDFEVFDALRIDSEDTEDISDLSSSPPGPYLQDAYVIKPEDKIKHPPILPPHLLQVLLNKDTGISCDPTLLPEPNHVMLNHLYALSIKDGVMVLSATHRYKKKYVTTLLYKPI; this is translated from the exons ATGgggaacagcagcagtgacaggTCCGGGAGTCAGGGTGAGAGGTCATACAGGGAACATGGAGGGAAGGAGGCCCGTCCCAACCTCCTGATGGACAGCTCAGAGGACACAGACCTGTTCCAGAGAGAAGATACAAAG GAAATACAGGAGTTTCTGGCCTGGCAGCAAGACCTGGAGAGCGACAGCAAGAGTCCCACGCAGGCCAGACCCACTGTCTTCAGATGGACGGGGGCCGCCAAGGAGGTCTTTGTGTCGGGATCCTTTAACAACTGGGCCACAAAGATCCCTCTCAATAAAAG TCAGAAAAACTTTGTGGCTATTGTGGATCTACCGGAGGGAGAGCACCAGTACAAGTTCTCTGTAGATGGGCAGTGGACCCTGGATCCTACTGGG gcCGTGACGACATCTAAAACTGGCACAGTGAATAATGTCATCCAGGTGAAGACGACTGACTTTGAAGTCTTTGACGCCCTCAGGATCGACTCAGAGGACACTGAAGATATCTCAG ACTTGTCCAGTTCCCCTCCCGGGCCTTACCTCCAGGACGCATATGTGATAAAGCCCGAAGACAAGATCAAACATCCTCCCATCTTACCTCCCCACCTGCTGCAGGTTCTGCTCAACAAGGACACAGGCATCTCT TGTGACCCAACGCTGCTTCCAGAGCCGAACCACGTGATGCTCAATCACCTGTACGCCCTCTCCATCAAG GATGGGGTGATGGTCCTCAGTGCAACGCACCGATACAAAAAGAAGTATGTGACCACTCTTCTTTACAAGCCAATATAA